In Sphingomonas sp. KC8, the sequence GTGGCACTGGCTCAATCAGGGCGTGCCCGACGTGCTGGGATCGGACCACGCGCCGCATCTGCGCGAGGAAAAGGCCAAGGCTTATCCGGCGTCGCCATCGGGGATGCCCGGCGTGCAGACCTTGCTGCCACTGATGCTCGATCATGTCGCGGCCGGACGGATGAGCTTGCAACGGCTGGTCGACCTTACCTCGGCCGGCCCGCAGCGCGTGTTCGGGCTGGTCACCAAAGGCCGGATCGCGGCCGGCTATGACGCCGATTTTTCGATCGTGGACTTGAAGGCGCGGTGGACAGTGGAGGAAAATTGGCTCGCATCGAAGTGCGGCTGGTCGCCTTTCACCGGCATGGAACTGACCGGCAAGCCTGTGGGTACGATCATTCGCGGCCAGCGGGTGATGTGGGACGGGGGGCTGGCCAATGCGGCCCAAGGCCGGCCGGTGCGCTTCGAAGCGACTTACCGGCCATGATCGCCAAGCGGGCCGGTGCGATCGGCCCGCCCGGGATCAGAAGGGCAGCAGCTTCGATTTCTCGCTGAACTTCATATAGCCGACATTGGCGCCCAGCCGCCAGCCGACGCCAAGGCGGATCGGGATCAGGACGACATCGCCGCGGCGCAGATAGCTGGCGGTGAATCCGCCGATGACATAGGCTGTGCCTTCTACCGCGGGGAAGCGCTTATAGAGTTCCTGACTGTCGTAGAGATTGTAGATGAGCACGAAGGTCTTGGCGCCATTTGCGCCGAAATCGAAGCCGACGGACGGGCCGGTCCAATAGACCGGGCGCTGCCCTTCGACCTTGTGGAACATCGTCCCCGAACCATAGCGTACGCCGATGGCGAGTGCGCCGCCCGCTTCGCGCCCGACGATATAGCCATTGGGCTGGCCCTGATCCTTGAGAATGCCCTCGATCATCTTGGCAAGCCCTTCGGCGCCGCGTCCGAACACGCCCTCTGCTGCGGCGAGGACGTCATTCTCCTGATAGGTCGCGCTCGGGTCCGTCGTGGTCGTGGTGGCAGCCTGCGGCGCAGGGACGGATTCGACCGGCACCTGATCCGCCGTCGGTACAACGGCGGTGCCGTAATCCGCTTCGCTCTGGGGGACGGGGGTAACGTCGGACTGGATGGCCGCATTGGGATCGACCATCTTCACTTGGGCCGCGACCGGGCCTGTGGCCAGCGCGAAGGCGCCGATACCAAGCAGACAGGTAACAAGGAATTTAGGCATTAGAACGTCCCCCGGAGGCGGCCAAACAGCGGACGTTAACGCTATAACGCCTTGCCCGGCAATGAACGGGCGACGATCCGAGTCGATCCCGCGCTGACCCGAGTCATGCTGAACGCAAGTAAGTTGCAACAGCCGGTTGATCCCCCGCAATGTCCTCGCTATAGCCCGCGAACCAAGCCGATCCCGGAGACGTGGGTGAGTGGCTGAAACCAACGGTTTGCTAAACCGTCGTACCCTGAATAGGGTACCCCGGGTTCGAATCCCGGCGTCTCCGCCATCATGTACGGTCCCATGATAACCATGCGACCGGCACCGGCACTTCCCCCGATTGTCAGTTCATTGGTTCCCTGGTCGATGGGCGTGGTGCGCTGTGAATGGTCCGCCTGGCGGGTTCGCGGTGGATAGCCATGCCAGCATATGCGTCGTCATGGCCGGAATCCGGCCGATGTTCGATTGCCCGGCGTTGATTACGCCACGGCTCAAGCGGCACCAGCAGCGTGCGCCTGCCCGCTTATGTTCAGGTGGCGTAAGTGAGCTTCCTGGCGGTAATGGGCAGCGCGGCTGTAAAGTCCATATAGTGGCTTGTGGACAGGAGGGCCTGCCCGGCGGCGTCTCGCGGATATCCGGTCATGCGGAACGCAGCCTGCTATTCCCAGTCCCCGATTTCAGATCCCCAGCTCGCCGGCGGCATGCGTCCTACAGGATTCGTTGATTGATTCGGTTGTTAACGAATCGATTGATGCGGGGTTTTGGTGGGTTGGAAAGTGGCTTGTGGTGCGGGTTTTGGGGTGATTTGGTGGGGATTGGGGTGGGTGATTTGGGGTTGGGTGCTGGAATCGGTTGGTGGTGTGGGGTGTGGGGTGCGGGGTTGGCGGTGTAGGATTAAACTGTTTTATTTCAGTATGTTGTAAGGAGTTTGCAACAAAAGTGCAAAAGGGTGTTGACGGGTGGGGGCGTCGCCCATAGAAGCCACGTCACCGGCAGCGGTGACACGGACTTTCCGGGTTGCTTCTACGCCTCTCCAGATCGGTAAAACGGTCTCCTCGGATAAAAACGGGGACGGAGAGGTAGTCGGTTCTTTCTCATTGTTGGATTGATGAAGGGACATGTGGGCGGCGGCCCCGGTCTGCGAAGGCTTCAAGGCTTCGTGTGATCGGTTAAATCAGGCCGTTCCTATATGTCTCAATATGCAAATACCATGTATATTGTGCAGGAATGGCTCCTTGAAATGCCGGCTGCTTCGCGGTTTTCCCCGCGTGGTTGTCGGTCATCAACTTGAGAGTTTGATTCTGGCTCAGAACGAACGCTGGCGGCATGCCTAACACATGCAAGTCGAACGAAGGCTTCGGCCTTAGTGGCGCACGGGTGCGTAACGCGTGGGAATCTGCCCTTAGGTACGGAATAACAGTGAGAAATTACTGCTAATACCGTATGATGTCGCAAGACCAAAGATTTATCGCCTAAGGATGAGCCCGCGTAGGATTAGCTAGTTGGTGAGGTAAAAGCTCACCAAGGCGACGATCCTTAGCTGGTCTGAGAGGATGATCAGCCACACTGGGACTGAGACACGGCCCAGACTCCTACGGGAGGCAGCAGTGGGGAATATTGGACAATGGGCGAAAGCCTGATCCAGCAATGCCGCGTGAGTGATGAAGGCCTTAGGGTTGTAAAGCTCTTTTACCCGGGAAGATAATGACTGTACCGGGAGAATAAGCCCCGGCTAACTCCGTGCCAGCAGCCGCGGTAATACGGAGGGGGCTAGCGTTGTTCGGAATTACTGGGCGTAAAGCGTACGTAGGCGGCTTTGTAAGTTAGAGGTGAAAGCCCGGGGCTCAACCCCGGAATTGCCTTTAAGACTGCATCGCTTGAACGTCGGAGAGGTGAGTGGAATTCCGAGTGTAGAGGTGAAATTCGTAGATATTCGGAAGAACACCAGTGGCGAAGGCGGCTCACTGGACGACTGTTGACGCTGAGGTACGAAAGCGTGGGGAGCAAACAGGATTAGATACCCTGGTAGTCCACGCCGTAAACGATGATAACTAGCTGTCCGGGTACTTGGTACTTGGGTGGCGCAGCTAACGCATTAAGTTATCCGCCTGGGGAGTACGGCCGCAAGGTTAAAACTCAAAGAAATTGACGGGGGCCTGCACAAGCGGTGGAGCATGTGGTTTAATTCGAAGCAACGCGCAGAACCTTACCAACGTTTGACATCCCTATCGCGGTTACCAGAGATGGTTTCCTTCAGTTCGGCTGGATAGGTGACAGGTGCTGCATGGCTGTCGTCAGCTCGTGTCGTGAGATGTTGGGTTAAGTCCCGCAACGAGCGCAACCCTCGCCTTTAGTTGCCATCATTTAGTTGGGCACTCTAAAGGAACCGCCGGTGATAAGCCGGAGGAAGGTGGGGATGACGTCAAGTCCTCATGGCCCTTACGCGTTGGGCTACACACGTGCTACAATGGCAACTACAGTGGGCAGCAAGCCGGCGACGGTGAGCTAATCTCCAAAAGTTGTCTCAGTTCGGATTGTTCTCTGCAACTCGAGAGCATGAAGGCGGAATCGCTAGTAATCGCGGATCAGCATGCCGCGGTGAATACGTTCCCAGGCCTTGTACACACCGCCCGTCACACCATGGGAGTTGGATTCACCCGAAGGCGCTGCGCTAACCCGCAAGGGAGGCAGGCGACCACGGTGGGTTTAGCGACTGGGGTGAAGTCGTAACAAGGTAGCCGTAGGGGAACCTGCGGCTGGATCACCTCCTTTCTAAGGATAGACGAGAAAGCGCTGGCGCTTGACGCTGGAAGAGCTTCTCCTCTTTCTAAAGAACATAGCCGCCGTCCTCATGTCCCTTCATCCTGGAGATCAGCTTGCTGATCGAACCGAGCGCTACGCAAGTGGCGTGGTTTGATTGGTTTAGCTGAGCGCCTGAGCGGCCTTCCGCGTCCGCGGCCTTTTTAAGGTCGGTCGGGTGACGCGTTGGGGCCGGTAGCTCAGGTGGTTAGAGCGCACGCCTGATAAGCGTGAGGTCGTAGGTTCAACTCCTACTCGGCCCACCAGCGCAACGATACTCAACCATACGGGGCCTTAGCTCAGCTGGGAGAGCGGTTGCTTTGCAAGCATCAGGTCATCGGTTCGATCCCGATAGGCTCCACCATTTCGCGCTGATAGCGCGGCCGGTTCGGCATGGTGGCCTTGAGGTTGGTATCGTGTTTACTCCAGGAATGAAGACAAGCCTTTACGGGGCCACAAGCCCCGTGATCGGGGCATTTGGCCCCACTCTTTGACATTGTGAATGGGTTCTAGAAATCGATGCCGTGGTGGCGCGGTTTCGCTTCTTTCGGGAAGGGAAATTGTGACCATTGCAAATTGATTACTATTGCTGAGCGATTATCCATATCGCTGGTGCGGTACTGATTTATCAGTGCTGTCATTGGTGGTGTGGACTCTCAAGCGTGAGGTAAGGGCATTTGGTGGATGCCTTGGCATGCACAGGCGATGAAGGACGTGGCACGCTGCGATAAGCGTCGGTGAGGTGTGAGCAACCTTTGACCCGACGATTTCCGAATGGGGAAACCCATCCTCACCATTTAATTTGATCCGTGCTTCGGCGCGGTTCGAGTTAAATGGGAAGGATATCACCGAAGTGAATACATAGCTTTGGTGAAGCGAACCCGGGGAACTGAAACATCTCAGTACCTGGAGGAAAAGACATCAACCGAGATTCCGTAAGTAGTGGCGAGCGAACGCGGACCAGGCCAGTGCCTGACATTCAACTAGCAGAACGATCTGGAAAGTTCGGCCATAGCGGGTGATAGCCCCGTATGCGAAAGTGATGTGTCAGGACTTGAGTAGGGCGGGACACGTGTAATCCTGTCTGAATATAGGGGGACCACCCTCTAAGCCTAAATACTCGTGCATGACCGATAGCGAACAAGTACCGTGAGGGAAAGGTGAAAAGCACCCCGATGAGGGGAGTGAAACAGTACCTGAAACCGAATGCCTACAAGCAGTTGGAGGGGCTTTATGCCCTGACAGCGTACCTCTTGCATAATGGGTCTGTGACTTAATGTATCAAGCAAGCTTAAGCCGTTAGGTGTAGGCGCAGCGAAAGCGAGTCTGAATAGGGCGACTTAGTTTGATGCATTAGACCCGAAACCCGGCGATCTAGGCATGACCAGGATGAAGGTGGGGTAACACCCACTGGAGGTCCGAACCGATTAACGTTGAAAAGTTACCGGATGAGTTGTGTTTAGGGGTGAAAGGCCAATCAAGCCGGGAAATAGCTGGTTCTCCGCGAAAACTATTGAGGTAGTGCCTCGGACGAATACCAATGGGGGTAGAGCACTGGATGGATGCGGGGGTCGCGAGATCTACCAACTCTAACCAAACTCCGAATACCATTGAGTACTATCCGGGAGACAGACGGCGGGTGCTAAGGTCCGTCGTCAAGAGGGAAACAGCCCTGACCTACAGCTAAGGTCCCCAAGTCGTGTCTAAGTGGGAAAGCATGTGGGAATCCCAAAACAGCCAGGAGGTTGGCTTAGAAGCAGCCATCCTTTAAAGAAAGCGTAACAGCTCACTGGTCTAAACAAGGGTTCCTGCGGCGAAGATGTAACGGGGCTCAAGACACGCACCGAAGCTTAGGGTGTGATCTTTGATCACGCGGTAGCGGAGCGTTCCGTAAGCCGTCGAAGCGGTCTGGTAATGGACCGTGGAGGTATCGGAAGTGCGAATGCAGACATGAGTAGCGATAAACAGGGTGAGATGCCCTGTCGCCGAAAGACCAAGGGTTCCTGCGCAAGGCTAATCCGCGCAGGGTGAGCCGGCCCCTAAGACGAGCCCGAAGGGGGTAGTCGATGGGAACCACGTTAATATTCGTGGGCCTGGTGGTGTGTGACGGATCTCGTGTGTTGTACGTCCTTATTGGATTGGACGTGCTTCGAAGAGGTTCCAGGAAATAGCCCCACCGTATAGACCGTACCCGAAACCGACACAGGTGGTCTGGTAGAGTATACCAAGGCGCTTGAGAGAAGTGTACTGAAGGAACTCGGCAAATTGCCTCCGTACCTTCGGAAGAAGGAGGCCCCACATTAAGGCAACTTTTTGTGGGGGGCACAGGCCAGGGGGTAGCGACTGTTTAGCAAAAACACAGGGCTCTGCTAAGTCGGCTTCAAGACGACGTATAGGGTCTGACGCCTGCCCGGTGCCTGAAGGTTAAGTGGAGGGGTGCAAGCTCCGAAATGAAGCCCAGGTAAACGGCGGCCGTAACTATAACGGTCCTAAGGTAGCGAAATTCCTTGTCGGGTAAGTTCCGACCTGCACGAATGGCGTAACGACTTCCCCACTGTCTCCAGTACATGCTCAGCGAAATTGAATTCTCCGTGAAGATGCGGAGTACCCGCGGTTAGACGGAAAGACCCCGTGCACCTTTACTGCAGCTTCAGAGTGGCATTAGGAAAGAACTGTGTAGCATAGGTGGGAGGCTTTGAAGCATTGGCGCCAGCCGATGTGGAGCCATAGGTGAAATACCACCCTGTTGTTTTCTGATGTCTAACCTCGAACCATGAAACTGGTTCAGGGACCCTCTGTGGCGGGTAGTTTGACTGGGGCGGTCGCCTCCTAAAGAGTAACGGAGGCGCGCGAAGGTTGGCTCAGGCCGGTTGGAAACCGGCTGTTAGAGTGCAATGGCATAAGCCAGCCTGACTGCGAGACTGACAAGTCGAGCAGAGACGAAAGTCGGTCATAGTGATCCGGTGGTCCCTCGTGGAAGGGCCATCGCTCAACGGATAAAAGGTACGCCGGGGATAACAGGCTGATAACCCCCAAGAGCTCATATCGACGGGGTTGTTTGGCACCTCGATGTCGGCTCATCACATCCTGGGGCTGGAGCAGGTCCCAAGGGTTTGGCTGTTCGCCAATTAAAGTGGTACGTGAGCTGGGTTCAGAACGTCGCGAGACAGTTTGGTCCCTATCTGCCGTGGGCGTCGATATTTGAGAGGAGTTGACCCTAGTACGAGAGGACCGGGTTGAACGTACCTCTGGTGGACCTGTCGTTCTGCCAAGAGCGCAGCAGGGTAGCTATGTACGGACGGGATAACCGCTGAAAGCATCTAAGCGGGAAGCCTCCCTCGAGATAAGATATCATAGAGCCGTCGAAGACCACGACGTTGATAGATCGGATGTGGAAGTGGAGTAATCCATGGAGCTAACCGATACTAATTGCTCTATTCGCGCTTTGAGAGTCCCACCATCAATGACAGCACTGAGCCTGTCATCTGATGCGGATGATCATCAGCAACAGTAAGCTTGCACGATTTCTAGAACATCCCGCTGCGCCCGCTCCATAGCTTGGTGACCATAGCGTCTGTGACCCACCCGATCCCATCCCGAACTCGGCCGTGAAACCAGACAGCGCCGATGGTACTATTGCTTAAGTAATGGAAGAGTAGGTCGTCGCCAGGCTTTGAAGCCGGCGCAGCATGGATGTTCCCGAACCCATTTACATGTCTCTCCCTTGCGGAGAACCCGGCCGCCACACAAAGGCGGCCGTTCGTGTTGGCGCGGGGTGGAGCAGCCCGGTAGCTCGTCAGGCTCATAACCTGAAGGTCACAGGTTCAAATCCTGTCCCCGCAACCAACACCCACAACCTCACAATATGCCACAGCGCCTCGGATCCGTCCGCAGGCGCTTTTTGTGTCTGCGCCGCCAAGGACCGCGGGACAATCCCGCTATCGGTCAGAGGCCTGCCCAGAACCCGCCCGCGCAATCGCCCGCAGATCCTGCGCCCGGTCAACCGGCTAAAATGATCCAGCATGTCCGTCGTCGAAACATTTGGCACAGATCGCGGCGTAAAATAGCGGAGTGCGGGCCTCGTCTGGGGTTTGATGTTAGGCGGCGAGCTTGCGGTGCTGCAAGCGTCGATATTCGATCGTCTGTCGCTTGATCCTTTCGCGTTGTTTGAGGATGGCCGCAGCCCTGCCGAAGTAGGCGTCGACGGGTGTCACGTTGGCCAGGCTCTCATGGTAACGTCGGTGGTTGTAGTGTTCGACGAAGGCCTCGATCTGGGCCTCGAGGTCGCCGGGCAGGAAGTAGTTTTCCAGCAGGATGCGGTTCTTCAAGGTCTGGTGCCAGCGCTCGATCTTGCCCTGGGTCTGCGGATGGCATGGGGCACCACGCACATGGCTCATCTTGTTGGCCTGGATGTACTCGGCCAGTTCACCGGCGATATAGCTGGGGCCGTTGTCGCTGAGCAGCCGCGGCTTGTGCAGCACCGTGGCATGATCGCAGCCGGAAGCCGCTAGGGCGAGGTCGAGCGTGTCGATGACGTCCTCGGCGCGCATGTTGGTGCACAGCTTCCAGGCAATGATGTAGCGCGAGAAGTCGTCGAGCACGGTCGAGAGGTACATCCAGCCCCACCCGATGATCTTGAAGTAGGTGAAGTCTGTCTGCCACATCTCGTTTGGCCGGGTGGTCTTCGTGTGGAACTGGTCGGCGGCCTTGATCACGGTGTAGGCCGGACTGGTGATCAGGTCGTGCGCTTTCAAGAGGCGGTAAACCGTGGCTTCCGACACAAAGTAACGCTTCTCGTCGGTGAAGCGCACCGCCAGTTCGCGAGGGGAAAGCTCGGTTGCATCAAGCGCCATCTCGACGATCTGCGCGCGGATATCCTCGGTGATGCGGTTCCACACCCGGCTCGGCGCCGAGGGGCGATCCTCCAGCGCCTCCGGCCCGCCCTCGAGATAGCGGTCGTACCAGCGGTAGAACGTCCGGCGGGGAATGCCGAGTTTGTCCAGCGTGCGCTTGGCCGGCAGGTGCGACTGCTCGACGATCCGGATGATCTCCAGCTTCTCGGATGCGGGATAGCTCATTCGTCGTCGCCCCCATCCGCAATCATGCTTTTTTTCAGAAGACGGTTCTCGAGCGTCAGGTCGGCCACGCATTCCTTCAGGGCACGGGCTTCGCGGCGCAGGTCCTGAACCTCGCCCGTCGTTGCACTGCGGGCGGTGTCACCGGCAAGACGGCGCTTGCCGGCTTCCATGAACTCCTTCGACCAGGTGTAGTAGAGGCTCTGGGCAATGCCTTCGAGCCGGCACAGCTCGGCGATGCTGTCCTCGCCGCGCAGTCCGTCAAGCACGATGCGGATCTTGTCTTCGGCTGAGAAATGCCGCCGCGTCTGTCGGCGAATGTCTTTCACCACGGCTTCGGCAGAGGCCTTCGTCGGCGATTTTCGCAAGGAGGGTTTGGGCTTCATCTGCGTTCCTTCGTCACTACGACGAAGCCCAAACCCTCCTTAAATCTCAACCCCTAATCTGTGCCATGGGTGCTGACGCCGGACAATCCAGCAGTCACACCTCATGCTCGTCGCCTTCAGGCGCGAACTTGTGCGTCTTCTTGCTCCTATCGGCTCCCCTTACCCAGAAGTTGGGGTCTCCGGCAGACCCGGGCGGGTTCAAGGCGATTGAAGACGGCGATGCGGATTGAGCAAAAATTAAGAATAAGCGTCTATAAATAAACAAAATCATTCTACTTCGCTTTGCCTCTCGCCGCCGCGTGCAGGGGGAACACGAAAAATGACTGACTGAGCATCACGGGGCCCCGAGGTACATCCGGGCCGCGTGATCGGGATTGATATTTAGGGGAATACCGGTGACGCATCTTCGTCTTCGTCGCAATCACGCTGGCCGCACATCTGCGACGATGCTGCTCCGCTCCACCGCGCTCGTGCTGGTCTCGTTCAGCCTTGCCACGTCCGCGCTGGCAAATGGCGGAGCTGGCGGTGGTGTACCTGCTGAGGGGCAATCGGGCGGCAGCGGCGGGGTCGATAACCCCATCGGGGTTGGTGGTAACGGCAGTTCAGGGTCTAGCAGTAGCTATCACTTCGGCGGCGGCGGCGGCGGCGGCGCGGGTGAGACAGTTGGCGGTGCGGGTGGCGGAGGCCACAGCAACGGTGCTTTTGGTTCATCCAGCGGAAGCGGCGGAAGCGGCGGTGTTCATGGCCTCGTCAATACAGGTCTTCCGGTCGCGGCGGCGGCCGGCACAAATGGAGGCGCCGGGGGCCATGGCAATGGTGGAATGGTCAACGATGGTGCCGGCGGCGGCGGCGGCGGCGCTGGTGGTTACGGTGCCGTCATCACAGGGGCCAATGTCTCCGGCGCTATTGCCAGCACTATCACGGGCGGCCATGGCGGCGCGGGTGGAAATGGGGCCGGACGGAGTGTCTGGCCCGGCCAGGGCGGCTCGGGCGGCTCGGGCGGCATCGGCCTGCTTTTCACCGATGACAGCCAGCTCAAGGCGCTCACCATTGACGCGGCAATTCAGGGCGGCGATGGCGGCGCGGCGGGCGGCGGCGGCGGCGCATCACATGGAGCGGGCGGCGTCGGCATCTATGGCGGCAATCTGGATATCACCCTTGGCGCCGGCGGCGCGATCGCGGGCGGATTTGCCGGCGGGCAAACGGGCAACGAAGCTGCGCGCGGCAATGCGATCACCTTCACCGGCGGCAGCAACAGGCTGGCTTTCGACAGCGCAGCCCCCGATATCCGCGGCGCTATCGCGATTGACGGCGGAACGCTGACCCTCGACCATAGCGGCAATGCCACCCTGTCCAACCAGATCACGGGCATCGGCGCACTTACCAAGGTTGGCACGAACACCCTCACCCTTACCGGCGCGAACACTTTTTCCGGTGTCACGACGATCAGCGCGGGAACGCTGCAAATCGGCAATGGCGGCACAACCGGAAGCATTACCGGCAATATCGTCAACAACGCCGGGCTCGCCTTCAATCGCAGCGACGCGTCAAGCTATGGCGGCGCCATCACCGGCAGCGGCACGCTCACCAAGGCCGGTGCAGGTGCGCTGGTCCTCACTGGCGCGAACAACTTTGGCGGCGGCACCACCATTTCCGGCGGCACGCTGCAGATCGGGGCTGGCGGCACGACGGGCAGCATTGCGGGCAACATCATCAACAATGCCGCACTGATCCTTCAACCGCAGCGACGACATGATCTATGGCGGCGCCATCACCGGCAGCGGCGCGCCTCACCAAATCCGGCGCAGGTGCGCTGGTCCTCACTGGCGCGAACAACTTTAGCGGCGGTACCACCATCTCTGACGGCGCGCTGCAGATCGGCGGCGGCGGCACGACAGGCAGCATCGCCGGGGACATTACCAACCATGGCTGGCTCGCCTTCTTTCGCAGCAACGCCATCGCCTATGGCGGCGATATCTCCGGCACCGGCGCGCTATCCAAATCCGGCGCGGGCACCCTCACCCTCACCGGGCACGAACACCTATGCCGGCGGCACGTTCATCTCCGGTGGCACGCTGCAGATCGGCGATGGCGGCACGACGGGCAGCATCGTGGGGGACATCACCAACAATGCCGGGCTGGCCTTCAATCGCAGCGACAGCATCGTCTATGGCGACGCCATCACCGGCAGCGGCACGCTCATCAAGAGCGGCGCGGGCGCGCTCACTCTCACCGGTGCGAACAGCCATGGCGGCGGCACCACCATTTCCGGCGGCACGCTGCAGATCGGCAATGGCGGAACGACCGGCAGCATTGCGGGCAATATCACCAACAATGCCGGGCTGGCCTTCAATCGCAGCGACAGCATCGTCTATGGCGGTAACATCTCCGGCACCGGCGCGCTCGCCAAGGCCGGCGCGGGGACTCTCACCCTCACCGGCACCAATAACTATTCGGGCGCGACGACGATCACGGGTGGCACATTGGCGGTCCATGACGGTTCGTTGGGCAGCGGCGCCGTCTCGATCAGCGCCGCCGCAACACTCGCCTTCGACAATAGCGGCACGTCGACCGTCGCTGGCGCGATCTCCGGCATCGGCACGCTCACAAAATCTGGCGCGGGCACCCTCATCCTCACCGGCAACGGCACCTTTGCCGGTACGACGACCATCAATGGCGGCACGCTCAGCGTCAACGGGGCGCTGGGTAACACCGCCGTCACGGTCAATACCGGCGCCACGCTTGGCGGATCGGGCAGCATCGGCGGCGCGGTCAGCATCCTGAGCGGCGCAACGCTCTCCGCCGGCAACAGCCCGGGCACCCTGAATGTCGGCGCGCTCACGCTGAATGCAGGATCGACCTCGGTCTTCGAACTCAATGGCCCGGGTGTCGCCGGCGGCACAGGCGCAGGCGGCAACGATCTCGTCAACGTCACGAATGATCTCACGCTTGGCGGCACGCTCAAAGCACAGGCCGGGGCCGCGGGCTATTATCGCCTGTTCAACTATGGCGGCGCGCTTGCGGGCGGCTTCGCCACGGTTGATACCGCCGGAAGCAGCTTTGCGGTCGATCAGGCGCGGATCGAGACATTCATTCCCGGTCAGGTGAACATCGCCATCCTCGGCGCGGGGCAGACCATGCAGTTCTGGGATGGGGTAGACGCCACCGGCAACGGCACCGTCGATGGCGGCACCGGCATCTGGAACGGCACCGGCACGAACTGGACCGGCCAGCCGGGTCAGGCAGGGATCAACACCCAGTGGGGCGGATCGGTCGGCATCTTCGGCGGCACGGCGGGCGGCACTGTCACCGTGCAGGGCACGCAGGCGTTCGATACGCTGCAATTCTCCACCAACGGCTACCTCCTGACCGGCGGTGTGCTGCGCTTCGATCCGGCCACGGGCAGCGCCGCGACAGTCCAGGTCGATAACAGCATTTCCGCAACCATCGCCTCCGAACTGATCGATGGCACCAGCGCCACCGCGCTGACCAAAACCGGCGCGGGCAGGCTGATCCTCACCGGTGCGAACACCTATACCGGCGGCACCACCATTTCCGGCGGCACGCTGCAGATCGGTGACGGTGGCACAACGGGCAGCATTGCGGGCGACATCGTCAACAATGCCACCCTGGTCTTCAATCGTTCCAATTCGATCCTCTATGGGGAATCCCTCACTGGTTCGGGAGCTTTGGTGAAATCGGGCGCGGGTTCACTGACCCTGACGGGCAGCGCCACCCATAGCGGGGGCACCACCGTATCCGACGGTACTCTGGTGATCGGCAGCGGCGGAACGAACGGAAGCATTTCCGGCAACATCGTCAACAATGCCGATATCCTCATCAATCGTTCCGGCATGTTCAGCTATGCCGGCGCGATGACGGGCACCGGCGCGCTCACCCTGATGGGCAGCGGGGATACGATCTTCACGGGCCACAGCGCGATTGACGGCGCCACCGTCGTCCGCCGCGGTACGCTGATGATCGCCGATGGCGGCACCTTCTCCAATTACCGCGGCAATATCGATAATTTCTATTCCGACAGTGCCGCAGCGCTCGTCACCGGCGCGGGATCGACCTGGACAAACACCTTCGGCCTCGAGATCGGCCGGGGCGATCAGGGCGCGCTCACCATTTCCAATGGCGGCACGGTCACCGTGGGCGATACGGCGTCAATCGGTGTCTCGAACGGCAGCAACGGCGCGGTCCTCGTCAACGGCACCGGTTC encodes:
- a CDS encoding DUF1134 domain-containing protein — protein: MPKFLVTCLLGIGAFALATGPVAAQVKMVDPNAAIQSDVTPVPQSEADYGTAVVPTADQVPVESVPAPQAATTTTTDPSATYQENDVLAAAEGVFGRGAEGLAKMIEGILKDQGQPNGYIVGREAGGALAIGVRYGSGTMFHKVEGQRPVYWTGPSVGFDFGANGAKTFVLIYNLYDSQELYKRFPAVEGTAYVIGGFTASYLRRGDVVLIPIRLGVGWRLGANVGYMKFSEKSKLLPF
- a CDS encoding IS3 family transposase (programmed frameshift), which gives rise to MKPKPSLRKSPTKASAEAVVKDIRRQTRRHFSAEDKIRIVLDGLRGEDSIAELCRLEGIAQSLYYTWSKEFMEAGKRRLAGDTARSATTGEVQDLRREARALKECVADLTLENRLLKKHDCGWGRRRMSYPASEKLEIIRIVEQSHLPAKRTLDKLGIPRRTFYRWYDRYLEGGPEALEDRPSAPSRVWNRITEDIRAQIVEMALDATELSPRELAVRFTDEKRYFVSEATVYRLLKAHDLITSPAYTVIKAADQFHTKTTRPNEMWQTDFTYFKIIGWGWMYLSTVLDDFSRYIIAWKLCTNMRAEDVIDTLDLALAASGCDHATVLHKPRLLSDNGPSYIAGELAEYIQANKMSHVRGAPCHPQTQGKIERWHQTLKNRILLENYFLPGDLEAQIEAFVEHYNHRRYHESLANVTPVDAYFGRAAAILKQRERIKRQTIEYRRLQHRKLAA